A section of the Mangifera indica cultivar Alphonso chromosome 12, CATAS_Mindica_2.1, whole genome shotgun sequence genome encodes:
- the LOC123192696 gene encoding protein NRT1/ PTR FAMILY 5.4-like: MDNSVAPVTTQKGREDADTISIAHHNPSKGGWAAAIFIIFVEMAERFAYYGLGGNLMNYLTDVHGEPNATAAKNVNTWFGVSALLPLLGAFIADSYLGRFKTILVSSVIYFMGMILLVLAVSVIHGHKSVFFVALYTLAIAEGGHKPCVQTFAADQFDDSNPEERAAKSSFFNWWFLGIVTGACAAILVIIYIQENVGWAAGFGVLAGILAMALILFLVGFNKYRIDKKSIKGSPYTKVVQVIVAAARKWRVSETRDGCGVCYEDDGGQPQSKGRIRQRTNKLRFLEKAMIIDDIDSSSKCRNPWRLCSQNQVEQVKMVISLIPVWISCIMFFAVQEQIHTFMTKQGGTVNRSIGPHFLIPPAALQSLVGVAILITIPIYDRIFVPLARKFTGIPSGITMLQRIGIGLFLSILNMSVAALVETKRLNIARENGLMDSPKTALPMSLWWLVPQYMICGISDAFSVVGLQELFYDQMPEEMRSMGAAAYISIVGVGNFLNSAIISAVQNINSRNGGQKWIGNNLNRSHLDYFYWTMAGLSALNFCGYLWIAKAYVYKNVAQEEPQEEKELMGFYDLPPEKMKSQDHV; encoded by the exons ATGGACAATTCAGTAGCTCCCGTCACCACTCAAAAAGGCCGTGAAGACGCCGACACAATCTCGATCGCCCATCACAATCCCTCCAAGGGTGGTTGGGCTGCTGCCATTTTCATCATCT TCGTCGAGATGGCTGAGCGCTTCGCCTACTACGGCCTGGGTGGAAATCTCATGAATTACCTTACAGATGTTCACGGTGAACCAAATGCAACCGCCGCAAAGAACGTCAACACTTGGTTTGGCGTCTCCGCGCTCTTACCTTTGTTGGGAGCCTTCATCGCCGACTCTTACCTCGGCCGCTTCAAGACCATCCTTGTCTCTTCAGTTATCTATTTCATG GGGATGATTTTATTGGTCTTAGCAGTCTCAGTAATTCATGGCCATAAATCTGTATTTTTCGTAGCGCTATACACACTAGCAATTGCCGAAGGTGGGCACAAGCCTTGCGTGCAAACCTTCGCCGCTGATCAGTTTGATGACAGCAATCCTGAAGAGAGAGCCGCCAAAAGCTCTTTCTTCAACTGGTGGTTCTTAGGAATAGTCACCGGCGCCTGTGCTGCAATATTGGTCATCATTTACATCCag GAGAATGTTGGGTGGGCAGCAGGGTTCGGTGTGCTGGCAGGGATATTGGCAATGGCATTAATATTGTTCTTAGTTGGATTTAACAAGTACAGGATTGACAAGAAAAGCATCAAGGGGAGCCCATATACCAAAGTGGTACAAGTGATCGTCGCAGCCGCGCGGAAGTGGCGCGTGAGCGAGACCCGTGATGGTTGTGGTGTTTGCTACGAAGATGATGGTGGACAACCACAATCCAAAGGAAGAATTCGCCAACGTACCAACAAACTTAG ATTTTTGGAGAAGGCGATGATCATTGACGATATCGATTCCTCAAGCAAATGCCGGAATCCATGGAGGCTATGCTCACAAAACCAAGTGGAGCAAGTGAAAATGGTGATAAGTCTCATCCCCGTATGGATAAGTTGCATAATGTTCTTTGCTGTACAAGAACAAATCCATACATTTATGACAAAGCAAGGTGGTACAGTAAACAGATCAATTGGACCTCACTTTCTAATCCCCCCAGCAGCACTTCAAAGCCTAGTAGGCGTCGCCATCCTTATCACCATCCCCATTTACGATCGAATCTTTGTCCCTCTAGCACGAAAATTCACCGGAATTCCCTCTGGAATAACCATGCTACAAAGAATCGGCATAGGCTTATTTTTATCCATACTTAACATGAGTGTAGCAGCTCTAGTAGAGACCAAAAGGCTCAACATTGCAAGAGAAAATGGCCTCATGGACTCACCCAAAACAGCATTGCCAATGAGCCTCTGGTGGCTAGTCCCTCAGTATATGATTTGTGGAATTTCCGATGCCTTCTCCGTTGTCGGATTGCAAGAACTTTTCTATGATCAAATGCCGGAGGAAATGAGAAGCATGGGGGCTGCAGCTTACATATCTATAGTTGGAGTGGGAAACTTTCTCAACTCAGCTATCATATCAGCTGTTCAGAATATAAACTCGAGAAATGGTGGGCAGAAATGGATTGGTAACAATCTAAATCGATCACATCTTGACTATTTTTATTGGACAATGGCAGGGCTGAGTGCTTTGAATTTCTGTGGTTATTTATGGATTGCAAAGGCGTATGTCTACAAAAACGTTGCTCAGGAAGAACCACAGGAGGAGAAAGAATTGATGGGGTTCTATGATCTCCCACCTGAGAAGATGAAATCGCAGGACCATGTATAA
- the LOC123193494 gene encoding protein NRT1/ PTR FAMILY 5.4-like: MPKALLRSSMDISVASGENDNGEQPKIEQKPSGGGWSAAIFIIFVELAERFSYYGLAGNLITYLSNVLGEPTVTATKNVNTWVGVSSLFPLVGGFIADSYFGRFKTVIASSVIYLMGMILLSLAVSRVLHSKTVFYLALYILSVGEGGHKPCVQTFAADQFDENNPEEKEAKSSFFNWWYLGIVFGATSSILVIVYIQENVGWAVGFGILAGILAAALGLFLVGIKRYRKEVPVGSPFTKVVQVLVAAVRKWRVRETRGIYVEENGENQLGQSRRITLARTRQFRLLDKAMMIDEIDSLSGQRNPWRLCTQNQVEQVKLVIRLIPIWLACLMFFALQAQTHTLFTKQGSTMTKSLGPHFELPPAALQSVIGLAILVFVPTYDQLFVRLARKRTGLPSGITMLQRIGIGLFLSIIFMIVAALVESKRIKTAKEHDLMDKPHATLPINIAWLLPQYVLTGLCDVFTVVGLQELFYDQMPEEMRSIGAAAYISIVGVGSFLNSLIISIVEVINRRAGGTWLTNNINRAHLDYFYWVLAGLSALNLCFYIWIANRFMYKKIVEEGPREDEESVINIPTVVINLE, from the exons ATGCCGAAAGCACTTCTCAGATCTTCAATGGACATTTCAGTTGCATCAGGTGAAAATGACAATGGAGAACAACCGAAGATTGAGCAAAAACCCTCCGGTGGAGGCTGGAGCGCCGCCATTTTCATCATCT TTGTTGAACTGGCGGAGCGTTTTTCCTACTACGGCTTGGCTGGTAATCTCATCACTTACCTCTCTAACGTTCTTGGTGAACCAACTGTCACCGCCACCAAGAATGTCAACACTTGGGTTGGTGTCTCCTCGCTCTTCCCTTTGGTCGGCGGCTTCATCGCCGACTCTTACTTCGGTCGCTTCAAGACTGTGATTGCCTCCTCTGTCATCTACTTAATG GGGATGATTTTACTGTCGTTGGCTGTGTCCAGAGTTCTTCATTCGAAAACTGTATTTTACTTAGCGCTTTACATATTATCCGTCGGCGAAGGTGGGCACAAGCCCTGCGTGCAAACTTTCGCCGCCGATCAGTTTGACGAAAACAATCCGGAGGAGAAGGAGGCCAAAAGCTCATTCTTTAATTGGTGGTACCTGGGGATTGTATTTGGTGCCACTTCTTCAATTTTAGTTATTGTTTACATACAg GAGAATGTGGGGTGGGCAGTAGGATTTGGGATATTGGCGGGGATATTAGCGGCGGCATTGGGGTTGTTTTTGGTGGGAATTAAGCGGTACAGGAAGGAGGTACCGGTGGGGAGCCCGTTTACCAAGGTGGTGCAGGTGCTTGTTGCGGCGGTCAGGAAGTGGCGCGTGAGAGAGACGCGTGGTATTTACGTTGAAGAGAATGGGGAGAACCAGTTGGGTCAATCCCGGAGAATAACTCTTGCACGAACAAGGCAGTTCAG ACTTTTGGACAAGGCAATGATGATAGACGAGATAGATTCCTTGAGTGGCCAAAGGAATCCATGGAGGCTCTGCACGCAAAATCAAGTGGAACAAGTAAAACTAGTGATTCGCCTCATCCCCATATGGCTAGCTTGCTTGATGTTCTTCGCTTTACAAGCTCAAACTCATACACTCTTCACCAAGCAAGGCAGCACAATGACCAAATCCCTCGGCCCACACTTTGAACTTCCCCCAGCTGCACTTCAAAGCGTCATAGGCCTCGCCATCCTCGTCTTTGTCCCAACTTATGATCAACTCTTCGTCCGCCTAGCCCGGAAAAGAACCGGCCTTCCCTCGGGAATAACCATGCTACAAAGAATCGGCATAGGCTTATTTTTGTCCATAATTTTCATGATAGTAGCCGCTTTAGTAGAATCCAAAAGGATCAAAACAGCAAAAGAACATGACCTAATGGACAAACCCCATGCAACATTGCCCATAAATATTGCATGGTTACTTCCGCAATATGTGCTCACTGGACTTTGCGATGTTTTCACAGTTGTGGGGTTACAAGAATTGTTTTATGATCAAATGCCTGAAGAAATGAGAAGCATCGGAGCAGCGGCTTATATTTCCATTGTTGGAGTTGGAAGCTTTCTGAATAGTCTGATTATATCAATTGTGGAGGTAATTAACAGAAGGGCCGGTGGCACTTGGCTTACTAACAACATCAATAGGGCACACCTCGATTATTTTTACTGGGTATTGGCAGGATTGAGTGctttgaatttatgtttttatatatggaTTGCCAATAgatttatgtacaaaaaaattGTCGAGGAAGGACCAAGGGAGGATGAAGAATCGGTGATTAATATTCCGACGGTCGTGATTAATTTAGAATGA